A region of Neovison vison isolate M4711 chromosome 7, ASM_NN_V1, whole genome shotgun sequence DNA encodes the following proteins:
- the LOC122914101 gene encoding olfactory receptor 51D1 gives MQKPQCLVPVMATPNGTLVHPAYFLLVGIPGLGPNIHFWLAFPLCFMYALATLGNLAIVLIIRVERCLHEPMYLFLAMLSTIDLVLSSVTMPKMASLFLTGIQEIGFNICLAQMFLIHALSAMESAVLLAMAFDRFVAICHPLRHASVLTGPTVAKIGLAALTRGFVFFFPLPFLLKRLSYCQTHTVTHSFCLHQDIMKLSCTDTIVNVVYGLFIILSVMGVDSLFIGLSYILILKTVLELSSRGAALKAFNTCVSHLCAVLVFYVPLIGLSVVHRLGGPTSLLHVIMANIYLLLPPVVNPVVYGAKTKEIRSRILHMFSQGGR, from the coding sequence ATGCAGAAGCCTCAGTGCTTGGTTCCTGTCATGGCCACTCCAAATGGAACTCTGGTACACCCAGCGTATTTCCTACTGGTGGGCATCCCTGGCTTGGGGCCTAACATACACTTTTGGCTGGCTTTTCCACTGTGTTTTATGTATGCTTTGGCTACCCTTGGCAACCTGGCCATTGTCCTCATCATCCGTGTGGAAAGGTGCCTGCATGAGCCCATGTACCTTTTCCTGGCTATGCTTTCCACCATTGACCTAGTCCTGTCTTCTGTCACCATGCCCAAGATGGCCAGCCTCTTCTTAACAGGCATCCAGGAAATAGGATTCAATATTTGTCTGGCCCAGATGTTCCTCATCCATGCTCTGTCAGCCATGGAGTCAGCTGTCCTGCTGGCCATGGCTTTTGACCGCTTTGTAGCCATCTGCCATCCACTGAGGCATGCTTCTGTGCTCACAGGGCCTACTGTGGCCAAGATTGGACTAGCTGCTCTGACCAGgggatttgttttcttcttcccactGCCCTTCCTCCTGAAGCGGTTGTCATACTGCCAAACACATACCGTCACACACTCCTTCTGTTTGCACCAAGATATCATGAAATTGTCCTGTACTGACACCATAGTCAATGTAGTGTATGGACTCTTCATTATCCTCTCAGTGATGGGGGTGGACTCCCTCTTCATCGGTCTCTCCTACATTCTCATCCTGAAGACTGTGTTGGAGCTGTCTTCTCGGGGGGCAGCACTCAAGGCTTTCAACACTTGTGTCTCCCATCTCTGTGCTGTACTGGTCTTCTACGTGCCCCTCATTGGGCTATCAGTGGTACACAGGTTGGGGGGCCCTACTTCCCTGCTCCATGTGATTATGGCTAATATCTATCTACTACTACCACCTGTGGTCAACCCTGTTGTTtatggagccaaaaccaaggagATCCGTTCACGGATTCTCCATATGTTCTCACAGGGTGGTAGGTGA